From a region of the Solanum stenotomum isolate F172 chromosome 2, ASM1918654v1, whole genome shotgun sequence genome:
- the LOC125857217 gene encoding MLP-like protein 28 isoform X2, whose protein sequence is MGVKGKLIVSLEVKCGGHSVHDIFHINTHHLPNISPSRLKHFEIHEGEIGKIDSVVSWKYNEDGKEMVAKTVIEAIDPSKKSITWKVIEGHLLELYNSFTIITSCEHWTTIALVYEKKTEDTPEPLALLDYFVGMTKDVEGHLLKK, encoded by the exons atgggTGTAAAAGGTAAGTTAATTGTTTCATTAGAAGTGAAGTGTGGAGGACACTCGGTTCatgatatttttcatattaatactCATCATCTACCCAATATAAGCCCTAGCAGACTCAAACATTTTGAGATTCATGAAGGTGAAATTGGTAAGATTGATTCGGTTGTTAGCTGGAAATATAACGAAG ATGGAAAAGAAATGGTTGCTAAGACTGTGATTGAAGCCATCGATCCTTCAAAGAAGTCAATCACTTGGAAAGTGATTGAAGGACATCTTTTagaattgtataattcgttcaCTATTATTACATCCTGTGAACATTGGACTACAATTGCACTTGTGTACGAGAAGAAAACTGAAGATACCCCAGAACCCCTTGCTCTCTTGGATTATTTCGTTGGTATGACCAAGGATGTTGAAG
- the LOC125857217 gene encoding MLP-like protein 34 isoform X1 produces the protein MGVKGKLIVSLEVKCGGHSVHDIFHINTHHLPNISPSRLKHFEIHEGEIGKIDSVVSWKYNEDGKEMVAKTVIEAIDPSKKSITWKVIEGHLLELYNSFTIITSCEHWTTIALVYEKKTEDTPEPLALLDYFVGMTKDVEGHLLNTTKDVKGHLLNTTKDVESHLLKK, from the exons atgggTGTAAAAGGTAAGTTAATTGTTTCATTAGAAGTGAAGTGTGGAGGACACTCGGTTCatgatatttttcatattaatactCATCATCTACCCAATATAAGCCCTAGCAGACTCAAACATTTTGAGATTCATGAAGGTGAAATTGGTAAGATTGATTCGGTTGTTAGCTGGAAATATAACGAAG ATGGAAAAGAAATGGTTGCTAAGACTGTGATTGAAGCCATCGATCCTTCAAAGAAGTCAATCACTTGGAAAGTGATTGAAGGACATCTTTTagaattgtataattcgttcaCTATTATTACATCCTGTGAACATTGGACTACAATTGCACTTGTGTACGAGAAGAAAACTGAAGATACCCCAGAACCCCTTGCTCTCTTGGATTATTTCGTTGGTATGACCAAGGATGTTGAAGGTCACCTTCTCAATACGACCAAGGATGTTAAAGGTCACCTTCTCAATACGACCAAGGATGTTGAAAGTCACCTTCTCAAGAAATAG